The Streptomyces aurantiacus genome includes a region encoding these proteins:
- a CDS encoding glycoside hydrolase 5 family protein, which yields MSASPASAPRFGVNYTPRRGWFHSWHDFDPAHAREDLARIAGLGLDHVRVFHLWPLLQPNRTLIRTTAVDQLVRLVDLAAEAGLDVLVDGVQGHLSSFDFYPEWTRGWHHRNVFTDPDAVEAQAELLRVLGRALAGRPHLIGLQLGNELNNLVEHNPVTAGEVDHYLDTLLAAARDGLTTTGASATAPRHLVTHSAYDAAWYGDDHPFTPEASARKGDLTTVHPWVFSGDCARRYGPRSTEVLHLAEYGVELATAYAEDTARPVWVQETGAPEPHIPAADAPGFARATVLNAAGCAGLWGVTWWCSHDVDRSLADYPELEYTLGLFDSAGRAKPIAAAFSEAVAEVRAAPRPGQRHTALVLDCTPATRSVSGPGGRFFEAWMRLRERGVRPAVVLASRADDATHLAARGITELVRDT from the coding sequence ATCAGCGCTTCACCCGCGTCCGCACCCCGCTTCGGCGTGAACTACACACCCCGCCGTGGCTGGTTCCACTCCTGGCACGACTTCGATCCGGCCCACGCCCGTGAGGACCTGGCCCGGATAGCCGGGCTTGGCCTCGACCACGTGCGCGTCTTCCACCTCTGGCCGCTCCTCCAGCCCAACCGCACCCTCATCCGCACCACAGCGGTCGATCAGCTCGTGCGGCTCGTCGACCTGGCGGCCGAGGCGGGTCTCGACGTCCTCGTGGACGGCGTGCAGGGCCATCTGTCGAGCTTCGACTTCTATCCGGAGTGGACCCGCGGCTGGCACCACCGCAACGTGTTCACGGATCCCGACGCCGTCGAGGCCCAGGCGGAGCTGCTGCGCGTCCTCGGCCGTGCGCTCGCCGGCCGGCCCCACCTCATCGGCCTCCAGCTCGGCAACGAGCTCAACAACCTGGTCGAGCACAACCCGGTGACGGCCGGCGAGGTGGACCACTACCTCGACACGCTGCTCGCGGCCGCCCGGGACGGTCTCACCACCACCGGCGCGAGCGCCACAGCGCCCCGCCACCTGGTCACCCACTCCGCGTACGACGCGGCCTGGTACGGCGACGACCACCCGTTCACCCCCGAGGCCTCGGCCCGCAAGGGGGATCTGACCACCGTGCACCCGTGGGTCTTCTCCGGCGACTGCGCGCGCCGCTACGGCCCCCGCTCCACCGAGGTCCTGCACCTGGCCGAGTACGGCGTGGAGCTGGCCACGGCGTACGCCGAGGACACGGCACGGCCCGTCTGGGTGCAGGAGACCGGCGCGCCAGAGCCTCACATCCCGGCCGCCGACGCCCCGGGGTTCGCCCGCGCGACCGTGCTGAACGCCGCCGGGTGCGCGGGGCTGTGGGGCGTGACCTGGTGGTGCTCGCACGACGTGGACCGCTCGCTGGCCGACTACCCGGAACTGGAGTACACGCTGGGCCTCTTCGACTCCGCCGGCCGCGCCAAACCGATCGCCGCCGCGTTCTCCGAGGCCGTCGCCGAGGTTCGGGCCGCACCCCGGCCCGGGCAGCGTCACACGGCCCTGGTACTCGACTGCACCCCCGCCACCCGGTCGGTCTCGGGCCCGGGCGGCAGGTTCTTCGAGGCCTGGATGCGTCTGCGCGAGCGGGGCGTGCGCCCGGCCGTGGTCCTGGCCTCCCGGGCGGACGATGCCACGCACCTCGCGGCCCGGGGCATCACGGAGCTCGTACGCGACACGTGA